The Spongiibacter tropicus DSM 19543 genome includes a region encoding these proteins:
- a CDS encoding TetR/AcrR family transcriptional regulator, which translates to MADRAKRKSPARNAAKSEKKPAKRSGAGRPSRLSREMIIDTSMKLLEQYSIEGFTLAKVAEELDTVSMALYNYFPSREALLAELSNHICKQFEMPTAPADQAWQRTLEDWVATLRTLAARYPIMIKVTGIDGKTSSGWLRIARIVSTTLQQAGFEGRALAINSWLFTCEAIALVNAELMGGFHSPISFAQLDELAREDQEHYLMLRPYHEQLSAQAILDEGLADMIATLERKLDAP; encoded by the coding sequence ATGGCTGACCGCGCCAAGCGCAAGTCCCCGGCTCGCAACGCCGCCAAGTCCGAGAAAAAACCGGCAAAGCGTTCGGGTGCCGGGCGTCCGAGTCGCCTCTCTCGGGAGATGATCATCGACACCTCGATGAAGCTGCTGGAGCAGTACTCGATTGAGGGCTTTACGCTGGCCAAGGTTGCCGAGGAATTGGATACCGTGTCGATGGCACTGTACAACTATTTCCCCAGTCGCGAAGCCCTCCTGGCGGAACTCTCCAATCACATCTGTAAGCAGTTTGAAATGCCCACCGCCCCCGCTGATCAAGCCTGGCAGCGCACGCTTGAGGACTGGGTCGCCACGCTTCGCACACTCGCCGCCCGCTATCCCATCATGATCAAGGTGACTGGCATTGATGGCAAAACCTCCTCAGGCTGGTTGCGAATTGCACGGATCGTCAGCACGACCCTGCAACAGGCGGGTTTCGAAGGCAGGGCATTGGCGATTAACAGCTGGCTATTTACCTGTGAAGCCATCGCACTCGTTAATGCCGAGCTGATGGGGGGCTTCCACTCCCCCATTTCCTTCGCACAATTGGATGAATTGGCACGAGAGGATCAGGAGCACTACCTGATGCTGCGCCCCTACCACGAGCAACTGAGCGCTCAAGCCATTCTGGATGAAGGGCTGGCCGACATGATTGCCACCTTGGAACGCAAGCTCGACGCCCCCTGA
- a CDS encoding crotonase/enoyl-CoA hydratase family protein, producing the protein MEYQTLNYHLENRVLTLTLNRPEQLNAFTVEMANELEQVFRRASDDDDVGAIVVTGAGRAFCAGMDLSSAGNVFGLDESQQPSLEDMETRLDTQEMIDGVRDTGGRVTLAIYDCKKPVIAAINGPAVGIGITMTLAMDIRLASENAKIGFVFGRLGIVPEACSTWFLPRIVGLSQALEWCYEANVFDAAEALRGGLVRSVSAPDQLLSDAQAIAARLAARSPVATALTRQMMYRNSAQPHPLDAHKIDSLSMFYLSQGDGKEGVSAFLEKRDAQFQGRVSTDMPPFYDAWKKTR; encoded by the coding sequence ATGGAATATCAAACGCTTAACTATCACCTTGAAAACCGCGTCTTGACGCTGACGCTGAACCGCCCGGAGCAGCTGAACGCGTTTACCGTGGAAATGGCCAATGAGCTTGAGCAGGTATTCCGCCGGGCCAGTGACGACGATGACGTAGGCGCCATCGTGGTGACCGGTGCAGGGCGGGCATTTTGCGCGGGGATGGATCTGTCTTCAGCGGGTAATGTGTTCGGCCTCGACGAGTCGCAGCAGCCCTCGTTGGAGGACATGGAAACACGGTTGGACACGCAGGAAATGATTGACGGCGTTCGCGATACTGGCGGCCGTGTCACGCTGGCGATCTACGATTGTAAAAAGCCGGTTATTGCTGCGATCAACGGCCCCGCTGTCGGTATCGGGATTACCATGACATTGGCCATGGATATTCGCCTGGCCTCTGAAAACGCGAAAATTGGCTTTGTTTTTGGTCGTCTCGGGATTGTGCCTGAGGCCTGCTCGACGTGGTTCTTGCCGCGTATTGTCGGTCTCTCCCAAGCGCTGGAGTGGTGTTATGAGGCCAATGTGTTTGATGCGGCAGAGGCGCTGAGAGGCGGGCTGGTTCGCTCCGTGTCGGCGCCGGATCAACTGTTGTCCGACGCCCAGGCCATCGCGGCACGGCTGGCCGCCCGTTCCCCGGTTGCCACCGCCTTGACCCGCCAGATGATGTACCGCAACTCCGCCCAGCCGCATCCCCTCGATGCCCATAAAATTGATTCATTGAGCATGTTTTACCTCAGCCAGGGCGACGGCAAAGAAGGCGTCAGCGCATTTCTGGAAAAGCGAGATGCGCAGTTTCAGGGGCGCGTTTCTACCGATATGCCACCGTTCTACGACGCGTGGAAAAAGACCCGCTGA